AAATGTAAATTTGGGAGCAGGTGCGGGACAAGCGGACAAAGATACTTCCCTACACGTTGAAGCATTCTATCAATATAAAATCGGAGATAATATTGAGGTGACGCCTGGCTTAATCTGGATTACTGCACCGGACTCTGATAGCAGCAATCCTGATAGTTTATTTGCTTGGGTTCGTACAGTCTTTAGGTTTTAACGTTTCGCGGAAGTCCCCAGGCTCAATGTATTCATAGCCTGGGAATTCTAAGAAAAGCCGAAAGGCTTGCGTAACCTCGTTCCCAGTCTGCAGACTGGGAATGTATTCTCAGAGGCTCTGCCTCTGGTCAAGCCACTGGAGGCGGAGCCTCCCAAAATCGATTCCCAGCCTGGAGGCTGGGAACGAGTCAGTCCAAGGGTTGTATTTTAATTTAGTGCCATTCGGAAGGAAACCCAACATATTGCAATATGTTGGGTTTCCCTCCAAGAAATAAATTATCCAATCTTGTGGGGTGGGCGACACGAGAGCCATATCAACTGGGCGCTCATGTTGCCCACCCCACAAGAGTTAATTGAATATTTTTTTATTTGGAAGTCCAATAGAGAAAAGTCTGAGTGGAATGGCACTAAGAAAAGGCGAAAGGCTTGTGTCATCTCGTTCCCAGTCTTCAGACTGGGAATGTATTCCAAGAGGCTCTGCCTCTGGTCAGCCCCCTGGAGGCGGAGCCTCCGAGAATGGGTTCCCAGCCTGGAGCCTGGGAACCAGTTAGGGCAAAGCTTATAGCTTTTCTTAGTGCCATTCAAGTCTGATTGCTAGAAGCCAGTACTCAGAATTTTGGAGTGGATTTAGTTGATAAATTGGGTTTTTATAGATACAGAAAAAGTCTACCATTTAGAAATTAAATGTACTACGTATAGCACCTACCCAAATTGGATCGTTGGCAGAATCTCCTTGGGGGTTGAGAATTACAAACAAAGTTGGGGTAACACTAATGTTGTCATTCACTCGATAAGTATAGAAACCTTCTAAATGGAAGGAAGTATCTCTGTTGACGCGAGTTGTGACATCATTGCTAGTGACTTTAGGAGGTACACCAAAGACTAACCCACCTAGATTCGCTTTTTTAAATAGGTCTGGAAAAGCCAAGGTAAGCGCACCATTAATTATGGTTGCATCGTTACTAGTACCTTCTTGATGGGCAAGAGTATAACCAAACCAACCACCTATATTAACTACACTACTGGCTTTCCAGTTGACCTGCAATCCGAAGTTATCGGATGAAGTGGGATTGGCGGCAAAAGGAAGAATAGCGAAACTAGTACCTGTACCACCAGTGATGTTATAACCAGATCCAAAAGCAGCAGTTGAGCCAGTACCAACGGGGACAGGGGCAGGAAAGTATTTGCGGGCGTAGGCGAAGCTAATATCTAGACTGCGACTGGGTGTGAAGGTTAGTTGACCAAGTGCCTCATAGGAGTTACCAAAGAGTCCTCCTTTATTGGTTGCATTGCCACCAGGGTTATTAGCTAGACCGTCATCTACTATGTAACCTGCATTGAGTTGGAGTTGATTATTAAATTTATGGGCAAAAGCTAGACCGGCACCGTCAAAGCCGGGTCGGTAAATTACAGGGTTGAAAAGTGCAAACCGGGAGAGAGTACCAGTTTGGGCATTACCAATCAAGGGATTTAGTGTTGGAGCAAAAGTAACTGGTTGCAACGCTCTTGGGCCTATCCAAACAGTAGTTTTAGCTCCAATTGGGAAGCGATAGAACAATCTGTCAAGATAAACAGAACCATCTGTGTAAAAAGTATTCCTTTCAACATTAAACCGAGTCTGTGGAGTTCCTGTCAGAGGTGTTGTTCCTCCAGGGAAAACTGCGCCTGAGAGGGCTGGAACGTTAACTGCTGTTAAACTAGTGGTCAACTGGTCTTTACCAGTAAAGCTGGTTTGTAGGGCAAGTGTAGCGCGGTAGCTAAAAAAGACGTTGGTGTTATCCCTATTACTATTGACACCGTGACCAAAAGTATCACCCACAAAGAATTGTGCAATCCCTTGCAGTTTGGTAGTTGTAGAAAACTGAGTTGCTTCTAACTTAGCAGTACGTGTTTCTAAGGCATCTACCCGTCCGCGCAATGTGGTAAGTTCAGCAGCAAACTGTTCTTGTAGTTTTTGCAGAGTAGCTAAGTCTTCTTTTCGTACTAAATCTCCGGTGCTAGTAGCAATCAGTTCGTTGAGGCGATCGAGGGCTGCATTCAAGCCTGCGGCAAATTCATAACGAGTCAACGCCCGATTACCTTTAAATGTGCCATCTGGATATCCTGCAATCACTCCGTAGCGTTCAACCAAAGACTGCAACGCTTGAAAGGCCCAATCTGTAGGCTGAACATCAGAGAGTTGTGAAACAGATGTAACTTGCTCTGTGCGATCGCTAGAAACACTTAAAACTGGCAATTTTAATGCGCTACCCAATGGTTCTGCATTCGATGAAGTCTTCTGAGTAATGTCGGTTGGGGTAATGTCTGATATTACTTGCTGTGTCGGCTGTGCTGTCTTTTCTACTTCAGCGGCACTTGTTGCTGAAGACAGCGCTAAGAGTCCACCAAACAAAGCTGGAATCACTAGCAAATAATTCCACAAAACTTTAGGCATGGGTTCTTTGTTCCTCACACAATATCAACTAAATTCCGCTGCTCAATCTTTTTCGGTAGCTACAAGACCTTGTGGAAGAGCGAACATCCGTATATATATTTCTTCTTGGAATTTCTTCGGTTTCCAAGTAGGGACGTACATCTGTACGCCCCTACGACCGATTCATTTGTTGCAAAAATTTAGCCATCAATTATTTATTGACAGACTAATAGCTAGGGTTTCAGAATTTATACACTTTAGACGCTAAACAGCTTATTAGCTTTTAGCTACTTTCACTAAGCTCGAATTCTGAAAAACATTGGTAGCTAGATGCTAGGAGCCGGAATAGGATTCCTAGCTCTTGTTTGGAAAAATTTATTAAACAACGATAACTCTATCGGAATTAAGTACTTTCTGTACTAACATTGGATATTTGCATAAAAGACTTTAAAAAGCAAGCCTCTTGAGAGAGATAATTAAGCTTATTTTACATAACTTTATGTTTGAAGATGTTTCTGGAAATACTTGCTTTTTGTCGAAAACTGTGAAAAGCTTTGTTATATCAAAAACTACGGTTTATTGATCAAGATAAAGTAGTTGTGATAATCTAGTGACAACTTGTCTTTAAAGTGGCCATATTTACAGGCTACTAGCTAGATTTCTATTTAATTTATTTATTTTGCAGCATCGATGGGGTGAAGACTTGATGCTTAAGACTTTATCGATGGGGGGAAATGGCAAATGATCAAGACGTTAACAACCGATTTGGAACTCGACTTAGAAGCAGATGTGCTTGTGATTGGAGGTGGCCCATCTGGGACTTGGGCGGCATGGAGTGCTGCATCAAGTGGATCTAGGGTAATCCTTGTTGATAAAGGATATTGTGGCACAACTGGATGCGCTGCTGCATCTGGAAATGGTGTATGGTATGTGCCACCCGATCCAGAAGCACGGGAAACAGCGAAGGCGAGTCGGGAATCGTTGGGTGGGTTTTTAGCCGATCGCAATTGGATGGATCGGGTATTGAATCAGACTTATGTAAGCGTCAATCAGTTAGCAGAGTGGGGTTATCCCTTCCCTACCGACGATGAAGGCAAACCCTACCGGCGATCGCTGCAAGGGCCAGAATATATGCGGCTGATGCGGCGGCAAATTCAGCGCGCTGGAGTCAAGATTTTAGACAACAGCCCCGCCTTAGAACTACTGGTAGATGACGATGGTGCTGTTGCTGGTGCAACAGGTGTGAACCGTCAGACTGGTGAGAAATGGATAGTGCGATCGCCAGCCACGATCATTGCAACAGGTGGCTGTGCGTTTCTCAGTAAAGCGTTAGGATGCAACGTCCTGACAGGGGATGGTTATCTGATGGCGGCAGAAGCAGGAGCCGAGATGTCGGGTATGGAATTTTCCAATGCTTACGGCATCTCCCCCGCCTTTTCTTCAGTCACCAAAACCCTGTTTTATAATTGGGCAACTTTTACCTACGAAGACGGTACTGTGATTCCGGGGGCAAGTTCTCATAGACGGTCAGTAATTGCTGAAACCTTACTGCAACAACCAGTCTACGCCATCATAGACAAAGCGGCAGAATCAATGCGGCCATCTATGCGTTTAGCACAGCCGAACTTCTTTTTACCCTTTGACCGTGCAGGCATCGATCCATTTACCCAACGTTTTCCTGTCACCCTGCGTCTAGAGGGGACTGTGCGCGGTACAGGGGGAATTCGGATTGTCGATGAGAGTTGTGCTAGTTCTGTAAGGGGACTCTATGCGGCTGGAGATGCAGCGACACGAGAACTAATTTGTGGCGGATTTACTGGTGGTGGTAGTCATAATGCCGCTTGGGCAATATCTTCTGGTTATTGGTCAGGGAAATCGGCTGCTGAATATACCCACAGTTTGGGAGAACATAAAACTCAACGACAAGTTAAAAGAGTTGGAGAGGTAGTATTACATAGTGGGAGCGATCGCACCTTAGCGACTGATGAAATTATTCAGGCAGTCCAAGCTGAAGTATTCCCCTACGAAAAGAACTATTTCCGTACAGAACAAGGCTTAACCGAGTCTTTAGGTAGGTTAAATCATCTTTGGCAAGAACTCCGTAGTAGCCAGGTAACATCAGAGAAAGAACTTCCCAGGGCGCGAGAAGCTGCGGCAATGTTAGCCACAGCACGATGGATGTACAGCAGTGCCATTGAACGTAAAGAAACTCGTGGAATGCACAAACATTTAGACTATCCAGAACAAGATGCTAACCAGCAACACTACCTAATTAGTGGCGGATTAGATCAAGTCTGGGTGAAGAGTCAGCCTTTACATGGTACAGAAAAGTCACAATCCAAAATAGGAGCAGCAGTGTGATTGAGTTGGTCAGCGAGTCGCGGTGCATAGAATGTAATATCTGCGTGAACATTTGTCCAACCAACGTGTTTGACAGAGTGCCAGATGCGCCGCCAACCATTGCCCGACAGAGTGACTGTCAAACCTGTTATATGTGCGAATTGTATTGTCCAGTTGATGCCCTTTATGTTGCACCAGAAAGCGATATGAAAACTTCAGTCAACGAGGCAGAATTAATACAAATTGGGCTATTGGGTAGTTATCGCGAAAACGTTGGTTGGGGACATAAACGCACCTCAACAGCAAAAGCCGATGAAACATTCCAAATTTTGAAGCAGATGAAATAGTAACGCAATGTGCAACTTATCCTTAGAACCCCACTTCCATTTTTCTTGCCACAGGGAGAAAGGTTTTGATTCTTGCTCCCCAAGGCTAGTAGGGAAAGGGTTGCGGGTTAGGTCTCTTGAGAAAGTTGCACACGGCGTATAGTACAGCGGAGAAAAAAGTCATGCTGTCGTTCCCAGTCGGAACAGATTCTATTAGTAAAAATAAATTTACTTCCAAATTATCAACCTCAATTGCTTGTATCCTGCTGTTACTAACTACAGGATGTAGCTCAGGGGAAACTAAGTCCGCTCAATCTGTTGAGGCTATTAATACCAAAAGTGCTAGCACTGTAGCTGCATCTAATAGCATTTCTACCCTGCGTATAGGTTATGTAGGTAGTTCAGAACCTACAGGGCCACTTGGTTGGGCAAAGAAAAAAGGAATTTTAGATCGTGAGTTGCAACAAGCGGGATTTAAAAATATTACTTTTGCAAGATTTCCTAACGGGCCGGATCTAAATGAGGCGCTGGTCGCAGGACAATTAGATGTTGGTTCTTTAGGGGATACACCAGCCATCGTTTTGAGAGCAAGGGGTCAGGAAACTCGACTGCTAAGGATCACTCAGTTTAATACAACCGCCTGGTTAGTGGCGAAAAAGAATGGCCCGCGATCGCTTGCTGAACTTAAGGGTCAAAAAATAGCTACCCAAAAAGGTTCTTATATGCATCGATACCTGCTGGGTCTATTAGCTGAAGCAAAAATTGCCAAGGATGTAAAAGTTGTCCACTTGATGACTACTGAGGCAAAAGCAGCTTTAGAACGTGGTGATGTCGCAGCTTATGCAACTTCCAGCGATCTAGGGCCTTTTCTGAAATCACAAGGGTTTCCAGTGATTGATTCTTCGGCGAATCATAAGGGTTTGTCAGGGACATCATTAGTTGTTGCAACCGAAAGCTTTTTGGCGAAACAGCCTGATTTCCCCCAGAAATTTAATGCAATTCTCACAGAAGCAGCCAAGGATTTAAAAGCTAATTCTGAAGAATATTATCAGTACCATGCCCAAACTACTAAATATCCCATCGATATCATCAAAGTATCCTTCCCTCTCAAACAGGTATCAGAAGAACCATTACCAGCTGAGGGTGTGAAACTTTTAGAAGGGACAAAGAATTTTTTAGTTTCGCAGGGTTTAGCAAAGTCCAACTTTCAATTAACAGATTGGGCTATTAAAGAAAAATAAAGAGTGGGGGAGATGAGGAGGCAGAAATCAGTAACTTTTCTGAGCAAGAAAAACAAATTTTTGTAATTAAGTCTTTCAAAGGTGCAATTCCCAAGCTCAAAGGTGCAATTCCCAAGCTCAAAGGTGCAATTCCCAAGCTCAAAGGTGCAACTTCCAGGCTCAAAGGTGCAACTTCCAGGCTCAAAGGTGCAACTTCCAAGCTAAAAGGTGCAACTTCCAAGCTAAAAGGTGCAACTTCCAAGCTAAAAGGTGCAACTTCCAAGCTAAAAGGTGCAACTTCCAGACTAAAAGGCTCAACTCCCAGGCTCAAAGGTGCAACTCCCAGGCTCAAAGGTTCAACTTCCAGGCTCAAAGGCTCAACTTCCAAGCTCAAAGGCTTAACTTCCAGGCTTATAAACTTAGGACTCACGCAATAACTCTCTGAAACTCTTATTCCTTCGTGTCCTTTGCGCCTTTGCGGTTCGTTTTTCCATTATTTTGCGTAAGTCCTGTAACTTTCCGCTTCCCTCTTGACCAATCCATTTGAAAATCTAGGTAAAATGGCCATGACTATTGCACTAGACCGTCCACATAAAACCAAGTCTGCTCAAATTCGGGAAAAACTGGGTTATCCGATCATCGACACTGATGTACATACCCAAGAATTTCCGCCAGCATTCTTAGACTATTTAGAGCAAGTTGCTGGAACTGCGATCGCAGAGCGTTTTCAAGAACACTTACCCGGTGCATCTCGCTCTAAATGGTTTAAGCAATCTTGGGATGAACGCCGCGCTAACCGTACCGCCCGCCCTCCTTTCTGGACTCGTCCTACTAACGATGCTTTAAATTTAGCTACCGTTAGTTTGCCTAAGTTGTTGCACGAACGCTTACAAGAAGCAGGTACAGACTTTGCTGTTGTGTACCCTAACTTGGCAACGATGGCGCCACATATTGGCAATGAAGAGATGCGGCGGGCTGTTTGTCGGGCAGCGAACACTTACCACGCTGATATTTTCCGTCCTTATAGCGATCGCTTAACACCCATTGCTTCCATCCCCATGAATACGCCCGAAGAGGCGATCGAAGAGTTGGAATATGCTGTGAAAGTACTGGGACTCAAAGCAATTCAAATCCCCGGACATATCCGCCGCCCGATTCCCGCCTTTGAGAAGTATGGCGAAGAAGTAGCTAACGAAGCCATCTGGATTGACACCTTTGGCTTGGATAGTAAATATGATTACGATCCCTTCTGGGCAAAATGCGTAGAACTAAAAGTCGTACCCACCACCCACTCTTCCGGTATGGGTTGGATCAATCGGCGTTCCATTAGCAATTACCAATACAACCATATTGGTCACTTTGCATCGGCTGCGGAAGCGCTGTGTAAATCTTTGTTCTTTGGTGGTGTAACTCACCGCTTCCCCACACTCAAGTTTGCTTTCTTAGAAGGAGGTGCAGCTTGGGGTGCTAGTTTGTACACTGATTTGATTTGGCACTGGGATACCCGTAATAAAGATCATTTGGTGGAAAACAACAATCCCGCCAATATTGATCGCGAAGAACTGCTAGAACTTTATACCCGTTATGGTGGTGAATTAGTACATGGTCGTTTGGATCAGCTAGGTAGCGGTTTAGGTTTCCACGCCGAATTAGTAGCGCCCTTAGAACCAGGTGATTTGGATGAATTCGCCGTTGCAGGAGTAACGAAGCCAGAGGATATCCGCGATCGCTTCTTGAATCACTTCTACTTCGGGACAGAATCAGATGATACCCGTGTAGCTCAAGCCTTTAACCGCAAAGCTAATCCTTATGGCGATCGCGTGAAAGCATTTTTAGGTTCCGATTCTGGTCATTGGGACGTACCTGATATTACTGCGATCGCAGCTAATACCTATTCAATGGTAGAACGCAAGATTATCACTGAAGAAGATTTGCAATATTTTCTATCGATTCATCCCTTGGAGTTATACACCAGCCTGAATCGTGATTTCTTCAAAGGTACGGCTGTGGAGAAAACCGCAGATGAATTTTTGGCTGCGAAAGAGACGCGATAAATCGCCGTCTCTACAAAGGATTGATTCTGCGTCTTTGCCAATCCCCATAAACAATTTGAATAATTTAGGGTAAACTATCATGACGATTGCTCTAGACCGTCCACAAAAAACCAGGTCTGCTCAAATTCGCGAAAAACTTGGTTATCCAATCATTGATACTGATGTACATACCCAAGAATTTGAACCAGCAGTCTTAGATTATTTAGAGCAAGTTGGTGGAACTGAACTTGTCGAACGTTTCAAAGAAAATTTACCAGGATCATCCCGCTTTAAGTGGTACAAGCAAAGTTGGGAAGAACGTTTTGCTTATCGTACCAATCGCCCTAACTGGTGGGGTCGTCCAACCAAAAATACTTTGAATTTGGCTACCATTAGCTTGCCCAAGTTGCTGCACGAACGCTTACAAGAAGCAGGTACAGACTTTGCTGTTGTGTACCCCAACTTGGCAACAATGGCCCCAAATATCGGCAACGAAGAAATGCGCCGGGCTGTTTGTCGGGCTGTTAACACCTACCATGCTGATATTTTCCGCCCTTATAGCGATCGCTTAACACCCATCGCCGCTATTCCACTGCACACTCCCCAAGAAGGGATTGAAGAATTGGAATATGCGGTAAATGTTCTCGGACTCAAAGCAATTCAAATCCCCGGTTACGTCCGTCGTCCAATTCCTGCCTTTGAAAAATACGGCAAAGAAGTCGCTAACGAAGTGGTTTGGATTGATAACTTTGGCTTAGATAGCGAGTATGATTACGATCCATTCTGGGCTAAGTGCGTAGAACTGAAAGTTGTACCCACAACTCACGCTTCTAGCCAAGGTTGGACAACTCAGCGTTCTGTCACCAACGCCCAGTACAATCACATTAATCACTTTGCCTTTGCAGCCGAAGCATTATGCAAATCGCTGTTCTTTGGTGGAGTTACTCGCCGCTTCCCGCAATTAAAGTTTGCCTTCTTAGAAGGTGGTTCAGCTTGGGGTGCTAGTCTATACGCTGATATTATTTGGCATTGGGAAACCCGCAACAAACAACATTTGTTGTCAAATAACAATCCTGCTATTATCGACAAGGAAGCATTAGTAGAGTTGTACACTCGCTACGGTGGCGAACTTGTAGATGGACGCTTAGATAAAATTGGCGACGGTTTAGGATTCCACCATCAGCTATTAGCGCCAGAAGATCCAGGCGAACTCGACGAATTTGAACTAGCAGGAATCGAGAAGCCAGAAGATGTGCGCGATCGCTTCTTGAATCATTTCTACTTCGGTACAGAATCAGACGATACCCGTGTCAGCCAAGCCTTTAACCGTGCAGCGAATCCCTTTGGCGATCGCGTTAAAGCCTTTTTGGGTTCCGATTCCGGTCACTGGGATGTGCCTGATATCACCGCCGTTACTGCCAACGCCTACTCAATGGCAGAACGCGAAATCATTACCGAAGAAGACCTCCGCTACTTCCTCTCAATCCATCCTTTGGAGTTGTACACCAGTCTCAATCAAGACTTCTTCAAGGGTACAGGTGTTGAGAAAGCCGCAAACGAATATCTAGCGGCTAAGAAATAACTGTCATTGGTGATTAGTCATTTGCAAAGGACTAATCACCAATGACAATCACAACGTTCCATGTTCCATTTCCTCTGTTCACTTGTAGCGTGGGTCTTGCCCACTCTACATTTCTCTTAAATAACGAACCGCAGAGGCGCAGAGGACACGGAGAAAGAGAGTTGAAAAAATATCCTAAAACTGACGCCAAAATCCTCTTGATTTCTCCTCCCTCTGCGTTCTCTGCGTCTCTGCGGTTCGTTTATTTGGATAATTTATTGGTTAGAAATCCCTAAAAGGATAATTTAATTATGGTGCTAGATATTACAAAACCAAAGGATTACGTTGACCTAGCAACTTCTCTATCCAAGGAACTTGCTCAATCGGCAGTTGAACGGGATGCTAAAGCTGGAGTTCCAGAAGAGGAAATTAATAAACTACGTGAAAGTGGACTGCTACCACTGATTGTACCGAAGCAATATGGTGGCATTGGTGCAACTTGGATTGATGCTTTAAAAGTTGTCAGAAAGCTATCAAAAGCAGATGGTTCAATTGGTCAATTATATGGTAATCATCTCAATTTAACGGCTTTGGGTCACGTTTCTGGCACACCAGCCCAAAAAGAAAAATATTATAGAGAAACTGCTAAAAATAACTTATTTTGGGCAAACGCCATTAATACACGCGATACTAGGCTGAAAATTAATCCAGAAGGTGAGAATTTTCGGGTTAATGGTGTTAAAAGCTTTGGTACAGGTATTTCCGTTGCCGATTATCGGGTATTCTCCGCTTTAGAAGATGGCGTAGAATTGCCCTTCATATTCATAATTCCCAAAGACAGGGAAGGGTTAGTTTCTAATCACGATTGGGACAACATCGGGCAACGTCGTACTGATAGCGGTAGTTATACATTTAACAATGTTCTAGTAGAGAAAGATGAGATTTTGGGGCCACCAAATCCTCCTGATAGTGCCTTCTCAACTTTTCTTGGGATTATTGCCCAGCTAACAAAAACCAACGTTTATCTGGGAATTACTAAAGGAGCCTTCGCTGCTGCTCGTGAATATACTAAAACTACTACTAAAGCGTGGATTACATCAGGGGTAGATAGTGCTACTCAAGATCCATATATTCTGCACCATTACGGAGACTTTTGGCTTGAAATTCAAGCTGCGATCGCACTAGCCGACCAAGCAGCCGAGAAGGTGCAAGCAGCCTGGGAAAAGGATGCATCGCTGACTCATCAAGAAAGGGGAGAAGTTGCGATCGCAGTTTCCGCAGCCAAAGCATTAGCGACCCGTGTAGGTATAGATATTACCAACCGCATCTTTGAAGTGACGGGAACTCGCGCCACAGCAACTAAATATGGATTTGATCGTTACTGGCGAGATTTGCGAACCTTTACCCTCCACGATCCTGTGGATTACAAATTGCGTGCGATCGGCGATTGGGTACTCAACGATCAGCTACCCGTCATCACCCAATATTCTTAGGGCATTGGAAATGGGAACGGGATACTAAGGAAGAGTTTTCCCAATGCCCAATATTCAAGCTGTCTACTCGCTGTTTTGTAGGGTGGGCGTTATCTAATTCCACCTTACTTACCTAAATCTAAAATCCAAAATCCAAAATCCAAAATTAATATGACTCAACTAAAAACACTTCCTACCTACGACCCAAGTTTATTTGAGGGAGCCGCAGAGGGCTACGCTCAATATAGAACCAAATACCCACCAGTTGTATTCGACAAACTAGCCGAAATATTTCATCTCAATGGTCAAGGACGACTCCTTGATTTAGGTACTGGCCCAGGATTAATTTCAATTCCCCTACGAACCAAATTTGAAGAAGTTGTGGCGATCGATCCCGATCCCGGTATGATTGCAGAAGCCAAACGGCAAGCAGCAACAGTCGGAGCAAATAATATTACTTGGTTAGAGCAAGGAGCAGAGTTAATCGACTCTAGTTTAGGGAAATTTAAGTTAACCACGATTGGTAGAGCCTTCCACTGGATGGAACGCGAACTAGTTCTTGAACGCCTTTATGAATTGCTAACTGATGATGGTGCATTAGCATTGCTTAACACTGGTGATAACCCTTGGGAAAGCAATCTACCTTGGAAACAAGCTGCTGTTGGAGTAGTGAAAAAATGGTTAGGGGATGAGCGACGGACTGGACAACGAGGACAAGGTATTCGTAAGCCAGTCGATCCTCCCCATGAAGTTGTAATTGGCAATTCGGCTTTTGCTCGTCAAGAAACTTATGAAGTGCCATTTGAAAAATCTTGGACTGTCGATAGCTATCTGGGCTACTTATACACTACAGCCTTCTCTCTGAAAATTTTCTATGGTGATAATGCTCCAGCATTTGAAAAGGATCTTAGAGAAGCGCTACTAGCAGTTGAGCCGTCTGGACATTTTACAGAAGAACTGCAAGCTACAATTCTAGTCGCTTGGAAGCACTAGTACGGTAAGGCAGAAGTACAAAAGTCAAAATAATTGTATTCCAAGCTCTTGCTAGCAAAATTGAACACGAATAAAACAGAGTTTCATTCACAAATTTCAATCTTCCACTAGCACCACTCTGGAGTGGGTCTTTCTCACTCCACTTCCTAAATTTTTCCTCTTAAGCTAATAAAACATCTAAATTGCATAATCGAATTAAACATAACTCTTGTGGAGTGGGGAACATGAGCGCCCAGCTTATGCAATTTAAATATGGAATAGCTTAACTCTTAAATTCTCAGTTCCTCGAGTCGTTATAGAGTGGGTATGACCCACTCTCTTTTCTAACTTCCGACATAAAAAATCATATTCATTTTGAATTCTGACTACTGAATTCTGCTCGATAAAATTCAGTCAAACAAAAATAAAAACTAAAAATATCCATTTACCTCAAGAAATTACATTGAATCATGTTCAGAAGCTACAGAAAGTCATGGTTGCCTGCGAGTATAGCTCGTTATTTTTTGCTGGCGTTTACGACTTTTCTGTTAGTGACAGGCTGTAGCTCTCCAAGTACTCAAAACAATACTTCCCAAGTTGAGCCAACTACTGCAAGCTCAAAAAAACTAGAGGTGATCAACATCGGTCATCAGAGTGGTACACCAGGTCTGAACTTACTGAAAGCTCAGGGCTATTTGGAAAAGCGCTTTGCTGCTGATGGCATTGCTATCAAATGGATAGAATTTCGCGGCGGCCCGCCAATGATGGAAGCAATGGCTGCAAACAGTGTTGATATTGGTAACGTTGGAAATCTACCACCAATTTTTGCTCAAGCTGGTGATAATCCCATTGTTTATGTTGCTGCAACTGCTTCCAACGCAGGCGCTCAAGCAGTTATTGTCCGTAAGGATTCACCAATCAAAACTCTTGTGGAACTCAAGGGTAAGAAAGTTGCAATCCAAAAAGGAACAGCCCTACAATATTTGCTTTTGAAAGCTATAGCAAGTGCTGGATTAACTCTCAATGATATTCAACCTGTTTACCTGAATATTCCAGAAAGTCAGGTTGCTTTTGAAAGTGCCAGGGTTGATGTGTTACCCACTAGCGATCCGTTTTATGCTCGGAAAGAGCGAGCAAATGAAATACGAGTTTTAGCTAAAGGTTCTGATGTCGCCCCTCAACGAGCCTACTATATTGCGAC
This Nostoc sp. C052 DNA region includes the following protein-coding sequences:
- a CDS encoding amidohydrolase family protein, translated to MTIALDRPQKTRSAQIREKLGYPIIDTDVHTQEFEPAVLDYLEQVGGTELVERFKENLPGSSRFKWYKQSWEERFAYRTNRPNWWGRPTKNTLNLATISLPKLLHERLQEAGTDFAVVYPNLATMAPNIGNEEMRRAVCRAVNTYHADIFRPYSDRLTPIAAIPLHTPQEGIEELEYAVNVLGLKAIQIPGYVRRPIPAFEKYGKEVANEVVWIDNFGLDSEYDYDPFWAKCVELKVVPTTHASSQGWTTQRSVTNAQYNHINHFAFAAEALCKSLFFGGVTRRFPQLKFAFLEGGSAWGASLYADIIWHWETRNKQHLLSNNNPAIIDKEALVELYTRYGGELVDGRLDKIGDGLGFHHQLLAPEDPGELDEFELAGIEKPEDVRDRFLNHFYFGTESDDTRVSQAFNRAANPFGDRVKAFLGSDSGHWDVPDITAVTANAYSMAEREIITEEDLRYFLSIHPLELYTSLNQDFFKGTGVEKAANEYLAAKK
- a CDS encoding acyl-CoA dehydrogenase family protein, giving the protein MVLDITKPKDYVDLATSLSKELAQSAVERDAKAGVPEEEINKLRESGLLPLIVPKQYGGIGATWIDALKVVRKLSKADGSIGQLYGNHLNLTALGHVSGTPAQKEKYYRETAKNNLFWANAINTRDTRLKINPEGENFRVNGVKSFGTGISVADYRVFSALEDGVELPFIFIIPKDREGLVSNHDWDNIGQRRTDSGSYTFNNVLVEKDEILGPPNPPDSAFSTFLGIIAQLTKTNVYLGITKGAFAAAREYTKTTTKAWITSGVDSATQDPYILHHYGDFWLEIQAAIALADQAAEKVQAAWEKDASLTHQERGEVAIAVSAAKALATRVGIDITNRIFEVTGTRATATKYGFDRYWRDLRTFTLHDPVDYKLRAIGDWVLNDQLPVITQYS
- a CDS encoding class I SAM-dependent methyltransferase — translated: MTQLKTLPTYDPSLFEGAAEGYAQYRTKYPPVVFDKLAEIFHLNGQGRLLDLGTGPGLISIPLRTKFEEVVAIDPDPGMIAEAKRQAATVGANNITWLEQGAELIDSSLGKFKLTTIGRAFHWMERELVLERLYELLTDDGALALLNTGDNPWESNLPWKQAAVGVVKKWLGDERRTGQRGQGIRKPVDPPHEVVIGNSAFARQETYEVPFEKSWTVDSYLGYLYTTAFSLKIFYGDNAPAFEKDLREALLAVEPSGHFTEELQATILVAWKH
- a CDS encoding aliphatic sulfonate ABC transporter substrate-binding protein, which translates into the protein MFRSYRKSWLPASIARYFLLAFTTFLLVTGCSSPSTQNNTSQVEPTTASSKKLEVINIGHQSGTPGLNLLKAQGYLEKRFAADGIAIKWIEFRGGPPMMEAMAANSVDIGNVGNLPPIFAQAGDNPIVYVAATASNAGAQAVIVRKDSPIKTLVELKGKKVAIQKGTALQYLLLKAIASAGLTLNDIQPVYLNIPESQVAFESARVDVLPTSDPFYARKERANEIRVLAKGSDVAPQRAYYIATRNFAENHPDLVKIILEEQRKVEEWAKANPNEVANLLAAQTRQEPGVWKWALERRPILGVFDITDEFIAEQQQVVDLFYSQKLIPKTFQIKDAVWKPKS